The DNA sequence GATCTTAGGGAGATCCGAGATATCGTAGGAGATCAGCTTCGCCAGTATATCGCTCTCCCCGTACTCACCCCTCCCTATCTCCCGGAGGACCGTGAGCAAGTGCTCCCTGAGATAAGGATCCTCCAGGTCAGATAACTTGCTCATTAGCTCCTCGATCTCGGTCTTGCTAACGCTACCTCCTGACCTTATCCTCCTTATGATCTCCGTTAAGCCGGTGGCTAGCTCCTCCTGAGGACCCATCATCAAGGCAATCCGTCACGCTTTTTAAAAATCCCTCCCCTCGATCGAGGGGATGAAGTAAAAGGCCCACCGAGTTTATGAGAGAGGATCTTGAGTACTGACCCCTCAGTTGAAAATGAAGTGGACTGGATGCGGATTACCGTCAATTACCTTGAAGGGAGATTCCCCCTCTCACTACGGAAAATTTTATTTAGTGAAGCCCCCACTAAGCTGAGGGCCGGTGGTCTAGTGGCTATGACGCCGCCTTGACGAGGCGGAGGCCGTGGGTTCGAGTCCCACCCGGCCCATTAAAAAGCGGTGAGAGGATGGCGAGGTACTCTATCGCTAGGTTAGCGAGCAAACCCGTGATCACTGACCAGGGGCTGCTGCTGGGCGAGGTCACCGACTTGGTCGTAGATGAGATATCCGGGAAGGTCCTCTCACTGATAATAAGGAGCAACAGGGGAGCTGCTGACGCGCTACTCCAGAAGCTCAAGAGGGACAGGAAGGGGAACGTCCTAGTCCCCTACTCCACGGTGAAGTACATAAGGGAGATGATAGTGATAGATGAAAGGCTCCTCAAGGTCTACATAGCTACGAAGAGCTAGTTTCATACTCTGAACCGATACTCCTGTAGAGGAGATCAGCTAGGTCCTCAGATAGGTTGGTGAGGATCACCTTGAGTCCCAGCCTCGGTTCCCTCATCAGGTCCCAGACATCAGGCCTAGGTGCCCCCATCTCCTCATATACCTCCTCCAAGAGCTCGGAGAATTCCTCCAAGAGTTCCCTGTCTCCCTCAGCTAGGTACCTCCTGGCTAGGGCCCTCAGCCTCAGATTCAACTCGAGCAACCTCTCGAGCATCGGTCACCCGGGCCACGCTGCCTTTTTATTCTGGAGGAGTCGCGAGGTGAAGGTGAAAGTTACGTGAGAGCCCTGCTCAAGTCCCTGAGGAAGGATCCCCTGTTCGATGTAGATGTGCTGGAGTTCTCAGCGACTGACGGCTCCTTCGAGTTCACCCTGGAGTTCCCGAGAGGTCTGCTCGCGTTCAGGGAGGGAAGCGAGGTTGAGGTGAGCTTGGGTGAGGAGGAAGAAAATGCAGATGTCCTGATGAAGGGCATAGTTTACAGGGTCGATGACGCCTCCAAGGTGATCGAGGTATCTTTCCACGGTCTCCTCCTCAGGATGACCTACCGCAAGAGGCCCCCGTTCGATCTCAGCGAGGGGAGCGAGGTCTACCTATCCCTGAGGTTCCGATAATCATGAAACTTTTTATCCACATTTCCGGAGGAAAATATTAATATTTTAGGGATAGAGCGGTATATTGATGAATGAACTTTCAACGTATGATGAACCCGAGCTCATCGGGGAGGCCGGGGGTCGCTCACCACTCCCGAGGAGGAGTCATCCAGCGGTGAGGAGGATAGCTGAGTCACTGGGAGTACCTGAGGAGGTTGAGAGGACAGCTAACAACCTATTGCTGTGGTACAAGCTAGTTAAGAGGAGGAGAGCGACTCCTCCAGTCAGCTTGGCGTCTATCGTACTAGCGAGCAGGATGCACGGGGTTGCTATACCGATCAAATCGTTGAACGTATCTGGGAGGGCTCTGATGAGGGCCTTGGGGGAGCTGAAGTCCCTGGCGAGGAAGGAGGACGACTGGGACTCCTACTTGAACTACGTCATGACGAGACTCATGTTAGCCTTGAGCCTGGAGAACAAGCACCTGGTGAGGGAGAGGATACTCGTTAGAGCGAAGAGGGAGCTCAGGGTACTCAGGGAGAGGGCTCCCGGTAAGAACCCCTTGGGGGTAGTCGCTCTCGCGGTTTACTCAGCGACCAAGGGGTGCGGTCTTAGGGTATCGCTCGATACGGTGGCTAGGTGCTCGGGGGTCCACAGGAACACGCTCTACAGGATAGCGAGGGGGCTGAGGGATGGAGGATGAGCTGAGGTTCGAGATGGAGATCATCAGGAACCAGATAGAGTACCTCTTCTTCAAGCTGGAGGAGGTGATCAGGAGGATCGAGAGGATAGAGGAGAGCTTAACCGAGCTTCGACGGTGAGCGGATGGAGAGGGACCTATTAACAATCGCTATAGCCGTAGCTTTTCCAATAGCGCTTCTGATGATCTATCGCAAGGAAATAGGGACACTCACGGTGTACGGGGCCTCAGCTGCACTGATACTAGCTGCATTAGCGCCCCCGCTCCTCCTCCTAATCAGGCGCCGCGGGCCGAGGGCTACTAGCAAAAGGGAAGTTATTTTAGCTAAGATCAATATTTATGATAAAAATACAAGTATAAATGTTAATAAGATTAAAGAAATAGCGGAATCAATGGGAATAGGAGCAGCTTTGCTCTCAGCGGTCAACGGCGGGAGGAGGGTCATGGGGAGGAGCTTGGGCAGCAGGGTGAGCTACGGCATGCTCATATGGGCCGATGGGAGAGGGAAGGAAGGGAGGGAGGTAATAAGAGCAGCTGTTTCAGCGATAAACAGCTCTTCTGAGGGATTTAAGCTTGAGATAATCGAGAGAAGGATTGATCCCGAGGTAATATCGCTCCTCCTCGGGATGCCTGATGTCAAGGAGCCGATCCCCGTGGAGGTGGGGAGGGAGGAGAGAAGGAGCGAGCTCCTGATAGAGATAGGGGAGAGGAGGGGAAAGGTGATAAGTATAGGAGCCGAGGAATTAACTAAGCACGTCCTGATAGCTGGTCAAACAGGCTCAGGGAAGACGACGACGGCTAAGAGGATAGTTTACGAGGCCTGGAACCTGGGGATACCCTCGCTCATAATGGACTCCCACTGGGAGTACAGGAACCTCGTCCTGCAGCTAGGGGGGAGGGTCTTCTTCAACAGGCAGGGCTACCCTCAGGTATGCGTCAACCCCCTGGCCTCGATACCTAGGGGTGAGAAGGAGGTCTTCCTTGTCGCTGAGACCCTATCTACACTCCTAGATCTGACTCCCTCTCAGTTCTACATCCTCCTGAAGGCATTACGTAGGCTTAGCGATTTATCGACCGAGAAGAATCCCCCAAACATGCTCGATCTGATCGTCGAGGTTAAGGCGATGGCATCCGGCTCCCAACCCGAGGAGGAGAGCAAGGCTGCTCTCATTAGGAAGCTGGAGCCCCTAGTTTCGGGAGGCGGTGAGACCCTCTTCTCCTGCGATAACATCCTCTCGACGGGCTTCGAGGACGCGCTGACGCTGGTCGAGCTGGGGGATATAGAGAGCGACCTGCAGAAGCAGTTACTGGCCACCTTCATCCTGAAGAAGGTGAAGGACCGCTTCATAAGGGAGGAAGCCAAATCCAACTTCCCAAGGCTCCTAATAGTTTTGGAGGAAGCTGAAAAGCTCATACCTAAGTATAAGGATTCTATTGGATTTGAGCTAGTGAGCAGGCTATTCGCTGAGCTCAGGAAGTTCGGTATCTCGCTCGTAATGGTATCCCAGAGCCTCTCCGAGGTACCTGAGGCCGCCATCAGGAACACCGGGGTTAAGCTGATACATAGGGTGGACTCGCCCAGCGACCTGAGGCTCCTGAGGGGATCGGGTGAGAGGGGCGTCATCGAGAAGGCGAGAACTCTCATGCCGGGGGAGTGCATCCTGATAGCCCCCTACAGCGTGG is a window from the Candidatus Korarchaeum sp. genome containing:
- a CDS encoding PRC-barrel domain-containing protein, producing the protein MARYSIARLASKPVITDQGLLLGEVTDLVVDEISGKVLSLIIRSNRGAADALLQKLKRDRKGNVLVPYSTVKYIREMIVIDERLLKVYIATKS
- a CDS encoding ATP-binding protein — protein: MGIGAALLSAVNGGRRVMGRSLGSRVSYGMLIWADGRGKEGREVIRAAVSAINSSSEGFKLEIIERRIDPEVISLLLGMPDVKEPIPVEVGREERRSELLIEIGERRGKVISIGAEELTKHVLIAGQTGSGKTTTAKRIVYEAWNLGIPSLIMDSHWEYRNLVLQLGGRVFFNRQGYPQVCVNPLASIPRGEKEVFLVAETLSTLLDLTPSQFYILLKALRRLSDLSTEKNPPNMLDLIVEVKAMASGSQPEEESKAALIRKLEPLVSGGGETLFSCDNILSTGFEDALTLVELGDIESDLQKQLLATFILKKVKDRFIREEAKSNFPRLLIVLEEAEKLIPKYKDSIGFELVSRLFAELRKFGISLVMVSQSLSEVPEAAIRNTGVKLIHRVDSPSDLRLLRGSGERGVIEKARTLMPGECILIAPYSVEVLQVRAVDELPLRRERADDLVRTNSFYWPLSQF